The following coding sequences lie in one Cydia strobilella chromosome 16, ilCydStro3.1, whole genome shotgun sequence genomic window:
- the LOC134748226 gene encoding high affinity copper uptake protein 1-like, which translates to MEHDHSAHAHMTGMDMANMGSMATPTHDHHDMDDGCSGHMHAMVFHTGVCQEILFSGWMTTTALELFGSAVAIFLAGVLYEGLKYYREALHARATSVRGDSQVNITKNECGANGNCGGTAVVKYSMLSMGHFIQTLLHIVQSTASYVLMLVFMTYNVWLCVALVAGLAVGYFCFGWRKNTVVDVTEHCQ; encoded by the exons ATGGAGCACGATCACAGCGCGCACGCACACATGACCGGCATGGACATGGCCAACATGGGCAGCATGGCTACACCCACACACGACCACCACGACATGGACGACGGCTGCTCCGGGCACATGCACGCCATGGTG TTCCACACGGGCGTCTGCCAAGAGATCCTGTTCAGCGGCTGGATGACCACCACAGCGCTGGAGCTGTTCGGCTCAGCGGTGGCCATCTTCCTGGCGGGCGTGCTGTACGAGGGGCTCAAGTACTACCGGGAAGCGCTGCACGCGCGCGCCACCTCCGTGCGCGGCGACTCGCAGGTCAACATCACCAAGAACGAGTGCGGTGCCAATGGGAACTGCGGGGGCACTGCTGTCGTCAA ATACTCAATGCTATCAATGGGCCACTTCATCCAAACACTCCTCCACATCGTGCAGTCGACCGCCTCGTACGTGCTGATGCTGGTGTTCATGACGTACAACGTGTGGCTGTGCGTCGCGCTGGTCGCCGGGCTGGCCGTCGGCTATTTCTGCTTCGGCTGGCGGAAGAACACAGTGGTCGACGTCACGGAACACTGTCAATAG